From the Purpureocillium takamizusanense chromosome 6, complete sequence genome, one window contains:
- a CDS encoding uncharacterized protein (COG:S~EggNog:ENOG503PPZY) produces the protein MEFAFAPHSFSNAMPNPHGTYDGSYSSQYSHLSEPLARYGSSEGSYDSLSSSAVASPMMGSEYYAYHASSPAGASPNTQYTQPSPPSTVAYYGSPEPDAELDHTSPRGSTDDRRGKSSQSGRDYPVCCLHPGCTAKPFKRRADLDRHYKHRHAPDSQKESFNCDYPRCARRLDPFRRLDHFRDHLREFHKEDIEKRGGSINEEWLEDRHVSSSWWRCSKCLKRVYIERNGYECPGCKTTCQAKRKEARRRE, from the exons ATGGAATTCGCGTTCGCGCCGCACTCGTTCAGCAACGCCATGCCGAATCCTCACGGGACGTACGACGGATCCTATTCTTCTCAGTACTCTCACCTCTCCGAGCCGTTGGCCAGATACGGAAGCTCCGAAGGCAGTTACGACtccctctcgtcctcggcagtAGCCTCGCCCATGATGGGGAGCGAGTACTACGCATACCACGCTTCCTCGCCTGCGGGTGCCTCCCCCAACACCCAATACACGCAGCCGAGTCCACCATCGACCGTGGCCTATTATGGCAGCCCGGAGCCGGACGCAGAGCTGGATCACACGTCCCCACGGGGGTCAACGGACGATCGCAGGGGCAAGTC ATCACAATCGGGGCGAGACTATCCAGTGTGCTGCCTGCACCCTGGATGCACAGCCAAGCCCTTCAAGCGCCGGGCGGATCTTGACAGACATTACAAGCACCGCCACGCGCCGGACTCGCAGAAGGAGTCGTTCAACTGCGACTACCCACGGTGCGCCCGTCGCTTGGATCCGTTCCGAAGACTGGACCACTTCCGCGACCACCTCCGTGAGTTCCACAAGGAAGACATTGAGAAGCGCGGTGGCTCCATCAATGAGGAGTGGCTCGAGGACCGTCACGTATCGTCGAGCTGGTGGCGATGTTCCAAGTGCCTCAAGAGGGTCTACATCGAGCGCAACGGCTACGAGTGCCCGGGCTGCAAGACGACTTGCCAGGCTAAGCGGAAGGAGGCCCGGCGACGCGAATAG
- the DTD1 gene encoding D-tyrosyl-tRNA(Tyr) deacylase (BUSCO:EOG09264ZQC~COG:J~EggNog:ENOG503P37W) — protein MKAIIQRVLSASVTVDKEVISSIGKGVLVFAAVAPGDTEKEINTIASKVLKMKLWDDESGGRWKKSVTDIGGEVLCVSQFTLLARTKKGTKPDFHGAMNPEEAARLYHYFVQKVKDDYAEDRVKDGKFQAMMEVALVNDGPVTLELQSGPKAAEDP, from the exons ATGAAAG CCATCATCCAGCGCGTGCTGTCGGCATCAGTAACGGTCGACAAGGAGGTCATCTCATCCATTGGAAagggcgtcctcgtcttcgccgccgtcgcaccTGGTGACACGGAGAAGGAGATCAACACCATCGCCTCCAAAGTCCTCAAAATGAAGTTGTGGGATGACGAGTCGGGTGGGCGC TGGAAGAAGAGTGTCACTGACATTGGTGGCGAGGTCCTGTGCG TGTCTCAGTTCACCCTGTTGGCACGCACGAAAAAGGGCACAAAGCCAGACTTCCACGGCGCGATGAACCCGGAAGAGGCGGCCCGCCTATATCACTACTTCGTTCAGAAGGTAAAGGACGACTACGCGGAGGACCGAgtcaaggacggcaagtTTCAGGCCATGATGGAAGTTGCGTTGGTGAACGACGGACCC GTCACGCTCGAGCTTCAATCTGGGCCCAAGGCCGCGGAAGACCCTTGA
- a CDS encoding uncharacterized protein (EggNog:ENOG503NX91~COG:S), translating to MAAGEATSLRADSPVSQDSTRITTFTESSFFKERPTWKLPSPAEIRALNKESGNRRAEELSRPSPVTVPSLGLFVKYGADVTVAEVETQIRMRELLQGRVPIPEVFGWADDGGQRFIYMSLVDGDTLQARWGGMSEGERVAVCQELRSMVAAWRALPQEGCEPYVGSLGQRRLNDILLWYRPNFAGPFLGADAVSQFHDACGIMIDENVPITFAHADICPPNVLLTEGADPKVASVIDWGQAGWYPSYWENCKRGWWTPSLISSTLVYRRSGIPSMSR from the exons ATGGCGGCAGGTGAAGCCACCTCGCTTCGCGCCGACTCACCCGTCTCTCAAGACTCCACTCGCATCACGACCTTTACCGAGTCCAGTTTCTTCAAGGAGCGTCCCACATGGaagctcccctcccccgcagAGATCAGGGCGCTAAACAAAGAGTCTGGGAACAGGAGGGCCGAGGAGTTGAGCAGACCATCGCCTGTGACTGTGCCGTCACTCGGACTATTCGTCAAGTACGGAGCCGATGTAACAGTCGCCGAGGTAGAAACCCAGATCCGGAtgcgcgagctgctgcaagGGCGAGTTCCTATCCCCGAGGTCTTTGgctgggccgacgacggaggcCAAAGGTTTATATACATGTCCCTCGTGGACGGCGACACCCTTCAAGCAAGATGGGGCGGCATGAGCGAAGGTGAGCGCGTGGCTGTGTGCCAGGAGCTGCGGTCCATGGTCGCTGCATGGAGGGCTCTACCACAAGAGGGGTGCGAGCCTTATGTCG GAAGTCTGGGCCAGCGTCGTCTGAATGACATTCTCCTCTGGTATCGGCCAAACTTCGCAGGGCCATTTCTCGGCGCAGACGCAGTCTCGCAGTTCCACGATGCATGCGGAATTATGATTGACGAAAACGTTCCCATCACGTTCGCCCATGCAGACATTTGCCCTCCCAACGTTCTGCTGACGGAGGGTGCTGACCCCAAGGTGGCTTCCGTGATTGACTGGGGCCAAGCCGGTTGGTATCCGTCATACTGGGAGAATTGCAAGCGCGGGTGGTGGACGCCCTCCCTCATCAGTTCGACCCTCGTCTACAGAAGGAGTGGCATACCAAGTATGTCCCGATGA
- the NOT5 gene encoding general negative regulator of transcription subunit 5 (COG:K~EggNog:ENOG503NU44) produces the protein MAARKLQQEVDKCFKKVAEGVAEFEAIYEKIEQSNNPAQKEKLEDNLKREIKKLQRLRDQIKTWAASNDIKDKAPLLEHRKLIETQMEKFKAVEKAMKTKAYSKEGLSAAAKLDPKEQAKVEAGEFLSNMVDELEQQIESLEAESETIQATMKKGKNQGAKADRMAEIDRIIEQHKWHQGKLELIRRSLENGGVETDQVNDLEENIRYYVTDGMNEEYMEDEAMYDDLNLDEDEGTFGMTQDNEKSSSQDTQSVQDEPPAPEPEQPPAAAAGAAAATTAAAPKPISRKAQKDPEMAGGRKASVQSKSPLPALATLHTPLLSTMSNGSTSGPAMKPASLPTRPAGEGLKYASAAAAAAASDKNVGIAPLPPPPGSAPVSISPLPSQAKTSATSSPASTSVQPVPPQQPEPKQAPMAGPPPAEAEPTSSRASRKAKAAGKQPAGAERSGTPSTSQTNGATNGVKRTAETADEECIYHLPAALQDLVDTYDASRKRPVVSSSPATVRLMSASQMTSPDSIDAEVPRTYRPDVPVPPTGSGFPREPLPIFDDPRLYSRIDPDTLFYVFYYKQGTAQQYLAAKALKDQSWRFHKQYQTWFQRHEEPKNITEEFEQGTYRFFDYESTWMNRRKADFKFAYKFLEDDI, from the exons ATGGCGGCAAGGAAATTGCAACAAGAAGTAGACAAGTGCTTCAAGAAGGTGGCCGAGGGTGTCGCCGAGTTTGAAGCCATCTACGAGAAGATCGAGCAGTCAAATAATCCTGCTCAAAAGGAGAAGCTCGAAGACAACCTAAAGCGTGAGATCAAGAAGCTGCAACGGCTGCGGGACCAGATCAAGACATGGGCTGCCAGCAACGacatcaaggacaaggctCCCTTGCTGGAACATCGGAAGCTGATAGAGACG CAAATGGAGAAGTTCAAGGCCGTAGAAAAGGCCATGAAGACCAAGGCCTACTCCAAAGAAGGCttatcggcggcggcgaagctcgACCCCAAGGAGCAGGCcaaggtggaggcgggcgagttCCTCAGCAAcatggtcgacgagctggaacAGCAAATCGAGTCTCTGGAAGCCGAGAGTGAGACGATACAAGCGACCatgaagaagggcaagaacCAAGGGGCCAAGGCCGACCGGATGGCTGAGATCGATCGGATCATCGAACAACACAAGTGGCATCAAGGGAAGCTGGAGCTGATCCGGCGGTCGCTCGAGAACGGAGGAGTCGAGACGGATCAGGTCAACGACCTCGAGGAGAACATCCGGTACTACGTCACGGACGGCATGAACGAGGAGTAcatggaggacgaggccatgtACGACGACCTCaacctggacgaggacgagggcacGTTTGGCATGACTCAGGACAACGAGAAGAGCTCCTCGCAAGATACGCAATCGGTGCAGGACGAGCCCCCGGCGCCCGAGCCCGAACAaccaccggcagcggcagcaggagccgcagcggcgacgacggcagcggcacccaAGCCCATATCAAGGAAAGCGCAGAAGGATCCCGAGATGGCTGGTGGCAGGAAAGCTTCCGTCCAGTCCAAGTCGCCATTGCCCGCACTGGCCACGTTACACACCCCGCTGCTGTCGACCATGAGCAACGGGAGTACAAGCGGGCCGGCCATGAAGCCTGCGTCTCTTCCGACGCGACCAGCCGGCGAGGGTCTCAAGTACGCATcggcagccgcggctgcagcagcgagcgacaAGAATGTTGGCATCGCCCCGTTacccccgccgccaggaTCAGCACCCGTAAGCATATCACCGCTTCCGTCGCAGGCCAAGACGAGCGCgaccagctcgcccgcgagcacTTCAGTCCAGCCCGTCCCGCCACAACAACCCGAGCCAAAGCAGGCGCCCATGgccggccctcctcccgcggAGGCAGAGCCGAccagctcgcgcgcgtccagaaaggccaaggccgccggcaagcagcccgccggcgccgagcggtCAGGGACGCCGAGTA CGTCCCAAACAAACGGCGCCACCAACGGCGTCAAGAGGACCGCCGAGACTGCGGACGAGGAGTGCATCTACCATCTGCCGGCTGCGCTCCAGGACCTGGTCGACACGTACGACGCGTCTCGAAAGCGGCCGGtcgtctcctcgtccccaGCCACGGTCCGGCTCATGTCGGCCAGCCAGATGACCAGCCCCGACAGCATCGACGCGGAGGTCCCGCGAACTTATCGGCCGGAcgtgcccgtgccgccgacaGGCTCTGGATTCCCCAGAGAGCCACTGCCCATCTTCGACGACCCGCGGCTCTACTCCCGCATAGACCCCGACACGCTCTTCTACGTCTTCTACTACAAACAGGGAACAGCACAACAATACTTGGCtgccaaggcgctcaaggaccAAAGCTGGCGGTTTCACAAGCAGTACCAGACGTGGTTCCAGCGCCACGAAGAGCCCAAGAACATTACCGAGGAATTTGAGCAGGGCACCTACCGGTTCTTCGACTACGAGAGCACATG GATGAACCGACGCAAGGCAGACTTCAAGTTTGCATACAAATTCCTTGAGGACGACATTTGA
- a CDS encoding uncharacterized protein (EggNog:ENOG503P1UW) — MPSAPAPPPPPPPPPPALQQPFSSGGHAGSREPQTRLEQPVVPAHGPPGSFLVELFVYNGHPFKHHWAYFVRSSHGPGRGVKIHATGDVNHGFTLEFKRGYDLGHTDDQQPTTRIPLQYIDGRNVDERAMFNNGVSKIDDAPVCRFESSAYKIKAPEKSLHSAGTKAAPKTRVMQRDCQTWIVESANQLVADGIFTRDVADYLHVLKQ, encoded by the exons ATGCCTTCCGCTCCCGccccgcctccccctccgcctccccctccgcctGCTCTCCAACAGCCGTTCTCCTCGGGCGGACACGCCGGCTCCCGAGAGCCTCAGACTCGGCTGGAGCAGCCCGTGGTCCCCGCACACGGTCCCCCAGGGTCTTTTCTCGTCGAATTATTCGTATACAATGGTCATCCGTTCAAGCATCACTGGGCCTACTTTGTGCGATCGAGCCACGGCCCCGGCCGAGGAGTAAAGATACACGCGACAGGGGATGTCAACCACGGTTTCACTCTCGAGTTCAAGAGAGGATACGACCTTGGCCACACCGACGACCAACAACCCACGACCCGGATCCCACTGCAGTATATTGACGGCCGAAACGTGGATGAGAGGGCAATGTTCAACAACGGCGTCAGTAAGATCGATGATGCGCCCGTCTGCCGCTTCGAATCCAGCGCATACAAAATCAAGGCGCCCGAAAAGTCCTTGCATTCAGCGGGCACCAAA GCAGCGCCGAAGACGAGAGTGATGCAGAGAGATTGCCAAACGTGGATCGTCGAGTCTGCGAACCAACTGGTCGCTGACGGCATATTCACCCGCGATGTTGCGGATTATTTGCATGTATTGAAGCAATAG